The following coding sequences are from one Vulpes vulpes isolate BD-2025 chromosome 12, VulVul3, whole genome shotgun sequence window:
- the LOC112927565 gene encoding large ribosomal subunit protein eL43-like — protein sequence MAKHTKKVGIVGKYGTCYGASLRKMVKKIEISQHAKYTCSFCGKTKIKRQAVGIWHCGSCMKTIAGGAWTYNTTSAVTVKSAIRRLKKLKDQ from the coding sequence ATGGCCAAACACACTAAGAAGGTTGGAATCGTGGGTAAATATGGGACCTGTTATGGGGCTTCCCTCAGGAAGATGGTGAAGAAGATTGAGATTAGCCAGCACGCCAAGTATACCTGCTCCTTCTGTGGCAAAACCAAGATTAAAAGGCAAGCAGTGGGCATCTGGCACTGTGGCTCCTGCATGAAGACTATAGCTGGTGGTGCCTGGACCTACAACACCACTTCTGCTGTCACAGTAAAGTCGGCCATCAGAAGACTGAAGAAGTTGAAAGACCAGTAG